A region of the Notolabrus celidotus isolate fNotCel1 chromosome 18, fNotCel1.pri, whole genome shotgun sequence genome:
GTGCTCAAATGTCACCCTAACTTGAACATTTCACTCCACATTTGAAGCCTTGATTCTCTTTTTTCAAGAAAGAGGTGTGTGGCCTGATTcttgtaaatgtttgtgttgctcGAGGAGATAAAAAGAGGTGGTTTACTTTTCGGATTTCCACACAATCATTGTATTCCCAACCCACCCATTGCTCAAacatatgtctgtgtgtgtgtttgtgtgtgtgtgtgtgtggggggtaaAAAGTGATGATAGATTGAAGACACAAAAGACAGAGGAGCTAATGTGTTGCGCTAAATCTACAACCTTCAGTCAGCGGCGTATCGACTGACTCTGGGAAGCTTGTACTCAAATCAATGTTAGCCATGAGAGCGCTGAATCTGGAATCATTCAAATTGTATTATGTTAGGATGTATGAGccatttcaaaatattaattcAGCATTATTTGAGGTGTCTGTTAAGGATGGCAGTTACAGCTCGCTGTGCGTCGACTCGACTGAGCGATTACACACCTCTATTACGTGtgatgtatgaatgtatgagaGGGACCTATTTTTCATTACCAAGACATTGTCCCTAGAGGCAGTGGTTAAAGAAGAATCTATGAATTACCCCCTGGAACAACTGGCCCAAGGAGAGGAtgaggaaaaggaaaggaaaggaagtggAAAAAGGGGAAGCTATTGATAGCAAGGAGAGACTGGAAGGACGCCAGGAGAATGTGTCTGCTTGTGCTTGTGATCCTGCACACCGCCGCCTCTCCCTCTGTCCAGTTAATTGGAATACAAAGCAGAGCGGGGTCGATGAGAGAGTGGTGGttgtgaggaggagaaggaggagggggggagctgctgctgctgctgctgctgtctgtctccGGCAACGCTCAACCTTCACTGCTCGCTGGGAATTGACTGGGGGAACCAGCAAGCGAGACCGACACACTGTCACTGGTAAAATGAACTGTCACCTTGCATTTCTCAGCCTCCTGGCAGCATCGAATTGGCCGCTTTGAACCATGTGACGTGACACTGATTGAGTTCTGgtccccccacctcctcctcctcctcctcctgggctCCAAACGATGAGGCGCTTTAATTTGAAGTGCACACCCTCTCCATGCAAAGTATCAAAGTAGAGGGATATCAGCGAGCATCCGTTTCAAACCTGAAGTCTTTACTCCAAAGCTTTCATGGctgctctcttcttcctcaccaCCCCTCATTATTTCATTGTGCTGCTTCGTTACTCTGCCTCTCAGCTGCTCTTGTTTTTCTTACGGCATATAGTCATGGCGGTCTGACAGGCACATGGAGGAGGAAAACTATTAAGGGTAGCCATTTGGATCCTGGAGGCAATCCCAGGGAGTATTAAGACGTTAACCCAGGCCAAGTCACTTGTCTCTCTCAGTTACTAtgctgatggagagaggaaaggatgCAGTCGCAGGGAGGACCCAGGAGGCTCGGTGCTTCAGGTCGGCTGGCGCTTCCAGATCCAATCGAGCCTGACTCGGATGGGGGATGGTTGTCAAGAATCTACCAGTCTGGGCTAAAGAGAGCCTCATAACAAAGGAAGAAGAGTGTGCCACACGTAATTAGTTTGCAATCTCCCACAAGACAGGAATAAGCAATAACAGGAGGAATATTAATGGAAATGAAATTAATATgtagatttttctgttttttcttgattATTTTTAGTCTTGTAGTCTCTTTAAATCAAGTCTGTGAGATTATAAGATCTATTATTCAAGTGAGAACTGGCCTGTATGCGTACAATCAATCGTATAAACCAGCTCAGGCAGTAAAAACTTCCAGAACTGTgtgcaaaaacaagacaaacacaaaagtaAAAACATCAACTCCTGTGTGAATTATCCTGCAAACATCTGCAAGTGTTAGAACATAAAGGCCTGTTTGTCAGCTTCAGAGGAATTATTTTTACAGGGAGGGGGTAAAAACTGTAATTTTAGTGTGAAAATATTTACtagtttgtttcttttatacCTTGAAATTCATTGATAACTCGACACTTTGATATACAAATGTATTGATGTATACTTAATCTCTGAAACAGCATTTTATCAGCcagaatgaggaggaggatgtgtcCCAAAAAGACCAAGAGAGGCTCGTCCATGCAGCATGGATTACTGTAACGgcctttaaaggcacagtaaggagttttaacTGATTATGAAATCGTCTCACTCTTAATCTGACACatcttcatgacctacagagtaaaatgagattatcacaGACTAGACTTGTGATTTATACTAAATTTTAGAGCCTGTGTTTGAGTCTGATTTACCTTTTAAAAAAGCATAGTGGAGATCTGTCCCTCGCCCTGAAGTGTCTCTTTTCAGAGCTCTGCTTGTTAAGTCTGTCAGTGAGAAGTAAGTTATCAaacaggaggagtttttcttctttctgttgacataatgttttgtcctcatggaTTATACTGGAGCAAGATTATCAAACAGACGTACATTTcctgttgaagtattgttttaaacagagaaactctacaaccagggctttgctagctaaaagaggtAATtgtctatgaacaggatttaatgtttatgccgctttgaggactaaagagttaaactgtgTGAATATTTATTCAGACGTTTATTGGGACActggagctcacatcatgacaccttGGCTGTGACAGGTAATGTTAAACCATGTCACCTTTTCAAAGCTAacggtaataaatcagagttacAAAGTTTAGTCGCCGTTACGTCACAGTTCATGATTTAACGTCGCTACAAATCAACATATGATCTCATTgctctgcatcctgataaaagttGTCCTGATGTGTTTGCAAAGCTTTGGTAAGAgacacatctttaccacagagGGTGACGGTGAcagtgctcatgggaaatgtagtcttcatcctAGAAAAACATGATCAGTTTCTTCTGAAGAGGTCACCAGATTCAACACattaaaactccttactgtgcctttaactgGACTACTTAAAACAACTACCTTCAGAGATTAGATATGCTCcaaacataaacatttttaaatccaggTTAACTTAAAAGCATCTGTTTCATGAGCCTTTTAGTGATGCCTTCTttaagaatcaagaatcaagaaagctttattgccaagtgagttcacacacaaggaatttgacgtgggaTTGGAACACCGGTACTTAACAGAAAGACAGTagggacaataaatatagaaacctaaacataaaattctaaataaaaatactttctGTACAAATAAGTATAAAAGTACTATTTAaggacataaataaataaatttgccAAAACCAGAGTGAACATTTTTGTGACCTGCAAGcgaaaacaagaccatcagcaacaagacgaACCATTTCCAAATTGAAATTTTGAATGTCTTAAACTGCAGCGAGGGGTTGGTGTCAGAGAATCAACCcttctttacattttccacatcaTATTAACTCTTAGTGACTCATTTGGCTGTTAAAAGGATGCATGATGATATTTTTGTCAGTGAAAAACTGCCTTTggatgtacaggacaagatcacaGGCTAAGAAGTACATCTTGCCCAAAGTGGTGctaaaaatcaacacagactaaaagttcctcacagcagctttaacttcattCTTTGCTTTCAATCAGgacttcatttctttatttttaattcttatttgAGCTGctaaaatgacagaaatgttGCATGTTTTGATTCATTCTGCTATATTTCAAagcaaaaaagtcaaacataCGAACTGATTTCAGTTTCCTGAAAGTGTcataaaatgaagaagaagtcTTTCTGAATAAACATCACTGATGTCGTCACTTGGGATTGTTTctcactcagagactcagagaaaaGGATTCATTGAGACGATTGAGAAATTAATCAATATTGAAAACAACCTTTATTACAGCCCCTCTTCTTACCTGCTATTACTCCTCTGGTCAGCCATGAAACGTCCTCTCCGGCGTGATAGATGTTGATGGACTGtaataaaacaacagaggaaATGACTTCACCGTTCTCTACCTGAGAAGGTCTCTAAGTTTGATTctgtatatataataaatattgCACATATTGCTCTGTTTACATGAcacttctctctcactcttcctctctttatcGTCCATTTATCTCTGTATGTTGTCAGATTGCTCCTGTATGCGTGACAGACGGGTGTGATAAACCCTAAATAGCGTGTGTAGTGTTTGATATCTGCCAGTAAAAATGACTCCTGTGGTATCTCTCAGATGACCAACCCCCCCTTTACCCCATGAATACTGTATCTGGTCCCGTCTTTGAAGCGCAGGGACCCTGCAGAGTGACATGCGACAGAGGAACTGGTAGAAAACCAAGGAAGTGAGCCTGGCAATAGACTTGTAAAAGAGCCTGCAACAACTGCAAGCAGCATGGGGTACAAACAGCACTGGGTTGACCTCAAAgtgcagagagggggggggggggggcagcaggCTAAAGATGTGTTAGAtatctgaggagagagagggagggagagagagatggctgCTGTTTATCAGTTGATCCCATGTTTGTGCAGCCAGGCAGAGTTTTTGATGATTTTCGTCAGCATGTAGGATCTTCCTTCCTGTCCCTCAGTGATCATTAACCGCTTTCCTCGCCCTACATTCTCAGGCAGAAGGCGAAAGAGGCTGATCTGAAGGTGAATAACACCCTCCtccttccctttctcctcctcctcctcttccccagCTCAACATCTGTCTCCGGGTGTTGGCTGCAGCACCGACTCTGACACCTCCAGATGGAGAGCCCGCTGGGAGCGCTGAGGTATTACCCACAGAGATGGCAGGGATCACACCTCTGGAATGAAGCCCCACACTTGTTTTCTGCACCGTCCTCTTCCTTTGTTGTTGAATCTGTCACTTTTCACCACGGCTATTGTCACCTCCACAGTCCTTGGCCTTGTGACTCATCTGAGGAGGAAGCTTTTGTAAAGAAATGCATGACAACAAAGCCGCTCAGCCTTTTTCCAATTTACAGTAATGGGCCGTATGGTATTTCAACTGTAACTTCTATTAGTGGAGCCGTATTAATTTTTAATATAGTTGTGTGAGAACTGCATACTCATGCATATATATTTCAAAGGATTGTAGATTTCCATTTCCTTGAAACATCTTTTTCAAAGAACAATTCTTACTTCCTACAAACTAGAACATTAACTAAACGACTTTTATTCTCTTTAGTCCAAATATTAAAAGCAAAACctgcaaaaaaaatccaaagtATGAGAGGCCGAGAGTTCTCCGAGCCACTCTGGTGTCTTGACAGATTGACTCTGCATTCATTTGTGCCTGAACTCTGCATGAACCTTCAGCTTTAGGAAAAAGGGCACCAACAGGCCGGTGCTGCTGGGGCAgaaactgagtgtgtgtgtgtgtgtgtgcaaacccAACACCCAGAGCAAATATTGAATCTGCTGCCCCTTTTAACATCGCATGAAACTAAGTGGTCAGGTCCTGCAAACGTTTGGCTCAAGTTGCAGCCAAAAGGACTCCTGAATGTGGATTATAAGGGAGCGTTAAAGAAAGTTTCTAACTCCAGTTATTTAAAATACAAGGGGACGTCAGTGCAACCTGTGTCAGCTGTATCCAGGCAGAATTTGGGTAACAAATCAAGGGTGAGACCTGGCTCCCTGGAGTTTGTTGTCATGTTTAGAGTCCCTGGAGGTATTTCAGGGTGAAAAGGTCACTAGGAACCACCCCATGTGTTGTGAAAGATTCCTCTTGTCACATTATGCAAGGGGCCTTTTAATGGtaataaatataagaaaaataGCTTCATTTTTAGAACAATTTAttatttacatatattttttttataaaaacaggaagaagttTTGTACCAGAAGTAAAAGTTTGATCAGACTTTTCCACATTTTCTTGTttcacataaaacaacaattcCAACACTTCTTTCATTTATAAACTTTATTAAACTAAATCCTCTCAACGCTTGTTGGAAAATACCCTGTAAATAAATAGTGCAAACATTGACACTGAGTACTTCAGTGCtccaacacaaaacaaaggTTACAAACACTAAAGGAAACAATAGTTTCTCAGCATCCATTAAAACAGTGCACTTAAAGCACAAACATACCCTGCATACTCCAAGAGTCCACATGCATTTTTTAGAGTTTTTCTGGAATGGTGTTGCTGTGATAAGAAGTCGAAAACTGCTCTGAGGCCCCCATAgtcaaatattttctttaaagtcacTGATCACAGTCTTTCTCTTTCCCCTGTGGAGAGGTGTCAGGCCCGGACACTTTCTCCACAGGTGCCGCCGCCGTGTTGACCAGAACGCAGcccagtttctctctcttcttctgcttcatCCTGCGGTTCTGGAACCAGATCTTCACCTGCGTCTCGTTCAGCTCCAGACTAGCGGCCACCTCCACCCTCCGTGCCCGCGTCAGGTACTTGTTGAAGTGGAACTCTTTCTCCAGCTCGGTCAGCTGCTTGGTGGTGAAGTTGGTGCGGATCACGTTGTGATGGCCGGGAACCCCGAACTCTGAGAGGACAGCTGTGGAGagaaatggatgaatgaatggatgatggAGGAAACACATGAGTCATGGAGCTGATGAATGGCTGTTGGATGTGAAGACAAATGTGAGGATGAATAGAAGATACGTACAGAACATTAGTCACTGAAGTCTTTATCTTGATTTCAAGAACAATGCAAGCTTCATTTTATCAAGTTAATTTACGCACGCTTTTACGCACGGTCTCCAAACTTCCAGCTCTAACTTCAGATCTCTTTAAAGATTAACAAACCTGTTTTAGGAGGATTCCGCTTCACTTTCATCCAGTCAAATGTCTTTGAAGTGTCCTCCAGATCTTTCTCCTTACTGTGGCTCGGTAACCTCGTGTAAACACTCTCAGGATACTCCTGCAGCCTCTGATCCCCGTTATTAAAATGTAGATACTGGCTGCCGGCTGAAGCCCCTGCAGGCCCACAGCTGTCCCCGGTGCTGTAGGGAGCCATGTTTGTTCCCAGGGGTGAAACTTGAGCATGAATGTAGCTCCGGTCCTGCTCGGGTGCGAGGCCGTACTGGTGGTGTCCGTACTCCAGAGGAGAACCATACATGGAGTTACCCTGTGGTGCAAACTGTAGGTCCAAGTTGACGTGTGTCTGGTGGTGCAGAGGCAGACTCGGGGTCTGGTGAGGCGCAGAAGTTGCAGAAACTAAGCGCCCGTCTGGTGCGTAACCATCACTTGTTGCGCACGAGTTGGACGACATGTATCCATGGTTTAAATTGTGATATCCGGCCTTTGCACTGAAGATATTTGCGCCCCTGTTGCACACAGGGTAGTCTAAGTAAGAGTTCATCCTGGACCCGGGCCTGGTGTTTGTTCAGAACTGATCAAGACCGAGCAGTCATTAATCGCTGCTCCCTTTGCCCTAACCCTTCTAGGTAGTATGTCAAAGCTGTAAAAGTGCCTTCCACCCTCATATCACCTTCCTGACACACCATGTGACCTGCTGCACGCCAATGGCAAAGGACCTACAGCACTCTGTCAAGTCTGCGGGCTCGTCCATCAAACGGCTCACATTTACATGACAAATGCTTCAATCAAACTCACTCATCCATCTGATAAGAACACAAACATCAGGACACATTTTCAGGCTGAGGTGTAAGAGGAGCTCAGGGTGACAGATGGATGACAAAATGTTACAATAATCTCGATGTGGTTTATAATGATCATATAGAATAGGTTTAGCAGAGGTGATAATGTGGATTTAAAAGGTAGAAGTAATTCTAAAAATAAAGAAGGCCACCAAACattagaaaatgtgtgtgtgtgggtgaaatatgtcaaacCTCTGAGACCTGACTTTGTCGATTAGGTGCATTGTAGGaacattcatgtgttttatttttattttattttcaatctatttcactttaattctttgtgttgaaatacttattggtattattttaatgtttattagGCCTAGTGTTGATGCTGcttgatttactttatttttggtactttctctctggatgtttaaactgtttttgcctcaaaaagagaaaatcaagtCCATAGAGGCTAAAATGTAGATATAAGTTTGTATTCAAAGAGCTCAGAAGAATGTCGTATGCTTGTTATGTACTTATATCTTGCATATTGTGTAATTGTAATGATAATGTTCTCTGgcacaatgaaaagaaaattttaaaaaaaggagaaaattaGTGTGTGGGTGACGTAATAGGTAAAATACTCTGCGTTAAATTAATTTGAGCAacccaaaaagaagaaaactaaCAAATAGAATTATTGTTTGCATTTacatttgtgaatttattttgtatttgcagTTTTAATGcatgctgattttttttgtagctGTCAGTGGAGAAAAACATCAGCTTTTAGGGAGTGGAAACTTGCTGTAAATTGATCCCAAAATAAGTCAAAGTGTGTTCAAAATGTGCTTTAGCTTTTTTACCCAAAGATGTCTTCCTTTCCACCACATGAATCCTGCAGACAGACTGAAGAGCAGCGCAGTGAACCCAGTGATCCATCACGCGCTCTTTTTACGCACTGACAGCCTGTGTGGCCCACTTTACCCCAAAAGAgaacaaagacacatttcacaatgtacacttttttttcctcctctctcttctttttgtttcgCGCTGGAGAGTTAACGACACCGAGACTATAATGTAATATCTTCAGAAACCCATCACGTCCACACTCATCCGTGAGGCGCCTGTAATTAAGGAAGAGTTAATGTGCTGTTAAAGACTTTTGGTGCTCATTTGGATTTTGCGCACAAAAATGAAATTTCGGCGTTTTGGCAGCTTCAGGgacttctttttaaaatcctgGCTATTTGAGAAGTATTTACTCTAGAGAGTCTGGTGTCAgcaaattgtgttttatttctgtagcTGAAATAACAGCAcatcacattttaattttgaaCACACAGGGCTGCATTTAAACATGTCCTGAAGTAAGTGCAAACAAGATCAGACCCATGCGTAAACgttaacacaaaataaatcacatggtggataaatataaataaatattttttaaaaagctgagaCTTGAGACTAATATTTAGATTAattagtcaaataaataaataaataaaaatgcatgcATCAGGGTGGATCAGTGGAGTCTTCTCTGGGAGTGAAAGGTAAAGTTTTGGAGGATTCTTGCGTCCTACAGATGGGTCAGTTTTGGAGCCTGCATGATTCTGTCCTGAGTGCAGCTCTGTGAGAAATATGACCCACTAACATCCACATCGAGGTCTGTTGTGTGGGAGCTGGAGTGCGTGTTGTACTGCACGTGAAGCTGCGGGCCG
Encoded here:
- the hoxb1b gene encoding homeobox protein Hox-B1b; translation: MNSYLDYPVCNRGANIFSAKAGYHNLNHGYMSSNSCATSDGYAPDGRLVSATSAPHQTPSLPLHHQTHVNLDLQFAPQGNSMYGSPLEYGHHQYGLAPEQDRSYIHAQVSPLGTNMAPYSTGDSCGPAGASAGSQYLHFNNGDQRLQEYPESVYTRLPSHSKEKDLEDTSKTFDWMKVKRNPPKTAVLSEFGVPGHHNVIRTNFTTKQLTELEKEFHFNKYLTRARRVEVAASLELNETQVKIWFQNRRMKQKKREKLGCVLVNTAAAPVEKVSGPDTSPQGKEKDCDQ